Proteins encoded by one window of Haliotis asinina isolate JCU_RB_2024 chromosome 6, JCU_Hal_asi_v2, whole genome shotgun sequence:
- the LOC137286359 gene encoding protein mono-ADP-ribosyltransferase PARP4-like, translating to MFPMKEKEDSKSREFRFKIAQSEEETECLALLGEKKCKKKQCKKKAALGELSETRPKDSSDEPLSGIVQDKNAVHTVVLPVMELGVGLPCIREYRVELNAARISTLLTLQQKDGFWEFCSDLDQSLGINSDACKTMLFKAGLKSLGISVADEMLHLLATLLVIFSILEVLCPELFPLSFNSHLEYSSQKHQIQQSQKGIQDELLTPVLQKSLSQGLDFCLDSDRKHPLICRSLELGPDWVSVTALLLGLKKEQGTMAISGLKTLRILLDDLGILQPKVIML from the exons ATGTTTCCAATGAAAGAGAAGGAGGATTCAAAATCACGTGAATTCCGATTCAAAATTGCCCAGAGTGAGGAAGAAACTGAATGCCTGGCTCTTTTaggagaaaaaaaatgtaagaaaaaacaatgtaagaaaaagGCCGCACTAGGAGAGTTATCTGAAACTAGACCAAAGGATTCGAGTGATGAACCCTTGTCAGGCATTGTGCAGGATAAGAATGCAGTGCATACAGTGGTGTTGCCAGTGATGGAGTTGGGTGTCGGCCTGCCATGTATACGGGAGTACAGAGTGGAACTGAATGCTGCTCGCATATCAACACTTCTTACCCTACAACAAAAG GATGGATTCTGGGAGTTCTGCAGTGACCTTGATCAGTCTCTCGGCATCAACTCGGACGCCTGCAAGACTATGTTATTCAAAGCCGGACTGAAGTCACTAG GTATTTCTGTGGCTGATGAGATGCTCCATCTCTTGGCAACACTACTGGTGATTTTCAGCATCTTGGAGGTGCTGTGTccagagttattccccttgtcGTTCAACAGTCACCTCGAGTATTCTtctcaaaaacatcaaattcaGCAGTCCCAAAAAGGAATCCAAGACGAGTTGTTGACCCCAGTGTTGCAGAAATCACTGAGTCAGGGGTTAGATTTCTGCCTGGATTCAGACAGAAAACATCCACTGATCTGCCGTTCCCTGGAGCTTGGGCCAGACTGGGTGTCAGTGACAGCCCTGCTGCTGGGATTGAAGAAAGAGCAAGGCACCATGGCTATCTCAGGGTTGAAAACCTTACGCATCTTACTGGATGATTTGGGAATTTTACAGCCCAAAGTGATCATGCTGTGA